A window of Glycine soja cultivar W05 chromosome 13, ASM419377v2, whole genome shotgun sequence genomic DNA:
GGAGATTACATGGTGTCAAAGAGGGCTATTGCCTCTTCATCCTTTATCAAGTACATATCCAAAATTCTGCCACTATACCCGTACATGTTTTCCTCTACCATAGTAATTTTGTCTTTTCCACACTATATCAGATCAATGTGTCCATGTTCCCATAATCCTGGAATATTACTCTTGCACTCACACAATGTATATATACTCACCAAATCCATCTACAGTATAAGCTATATGCATTGGATACATATTATTGGGTTGGGAAACCATTCAAAAAAAGAGAACTGGAAATTCTTCCCATTATGGGATGAGTTGAACCGCTAAGAGTTGAAGGTGTTCAATTATGGGAGCAACATTTTATCCTTGCCAAAGCAGGAGCAGCTGAGGCCATATGTAGAGGGTTGGGGCctcttatataaaatttataatgtgatatattattatgttttaaatttaaattcatttatcttatactttgatatatataaaagaagggATCAAATTATATGGATGTAACTTTGAAAATACAATCACAATTGCAGTTGCATGCTGTCGAAAAACTGTCACGCTGCTGACAGATATTTAAAACCATGTTTCCATTGATTGGATGATAAACACGAGTATCTTGTCCCGAAATACCCAGTATGCAGCTTTTCTTGTGTTCAAGTTTATCGATGCCAGCGGATTTCGGTACCTTCCTAAGGTGTTATCCGTAGATTTTTCGGCCTCACCATCATCAGCCATAGCAGTAGCAGTCATAATTTCGTGGTGCGACCAACAAAACGTACTAATATTACTAATTTGAGAAGCGATGGGTAGTTGGAGACTGAGTTAGGGAACTTCAATTCAGGCCTAAAAGAAGAACACCACCGTCTGCTACTGCTGCTGACTAATGTTGTGGAGTCATGGAGGGATATATGTAAACCCGGTGGTTTCATTCTTGAAGGAATATAAGTTAGGCCCAAGCATGTTTCATCCATCAATTAACTTAGTAGCCAATTAAGATAGATAAGTCTTTActctttaacaatttttaatagGTTTAACTACTCATTTGTTTAGTGTAGTTTCACTATTcgtattttcttaatatttatgatttaaaagtaatttttttagtcttataatttatattttatttttcttttaatccttataatttgtattttaatttttttttaattcctataatttaaaaatggtctttttagtctatatattttatattttaatttcattttagttcttatcattaaaatataagtaatattatcaattacaattaactataaaaatattaacaactaATTCGTAATTAATTTAtcgtaagataatttataataaaaaaatagttgataatttataattaatttgtaactaattatttttatatatattttgtgtaaggactaaaaagtaattaaaatataaattataagaactaaaaagattattttcaaactatatagaataaaaaagaattaaaatataaattataaggactaaaaaaatacttttaaactgtaagaactaaaaaataattaaaatataatctataaagactaaaaaaattactttcaaactatatagagactaaaaatatcatcataaatCAGTGACTCATGAATAATAATTAAGCAGCCAAGTTATTAATAACCTCTTTACTATTTTTATAGGGTAGCTGAGATTGTGGTTCAATTGGATTTGCTCCGATTTCCAGCTAAGTATTCCCTCGAGTTGGGTGGGAgatagttttaatttaattgcgTTTTGGTTTGCCTATTTTAAATGCCAAATATGCATAGATTTTACATTTCAGAAAAGGGTTGAGTTTGCATTcctgagagaagaaaaaaaaaattgtgaatgcTTCCCTTTGAATGCCAAGTTGCAATTGAGTGGTTTACCGTTTTCAGGATCAATGAACATGATCATTTTGAAGGACCTTCAGATCCCTCTGTTACATTACATCATTAGTAAAGTATCAGCAGTAACCTTGTCAAGCTAGTTGTGTACTTTAAGATGAACTACGTACTTTCACGGTTACAATTCCATTCTCATGTATTAGTTCTCTTCAAGAAATGGAGCATGTGCAGCTTTTCTAGCAAACTACGTACCATTCAGATTTTGCTGCAAGAGTATTAGGAACTATGATTTGATTAAACTGGAAACAAATTGAAAGATGAACCaagtaaagtgaaaaaaatatatattaggatTCAATTCAGATAGGGATGGGTGGTTGGAGATTGAGATAGGGAACTTCAATTCAAGACGTAATTAAAGAAGACCAAGTACCAATGAAAGTGAAGTCGATTAGAGATTTATGGACCCCCCGGTTGTTTCATTATTGAAGGAATAGAACTTAGGCCCTAAGTATCTTACATAGGCCTTGCCACGAGTTTGGTTTTTCCTTATTACGACACTTAAACATCCAACTAATGTTAAGCTGTGATGTTGCTTGCTGATTCTTAATCAACTCTTTAAACTCCTAtaaatgttatagacttgtagCATGTTTGGATAATCATTTTGTGTTTCCAATTGCATCCATATATTGACGAAGCCAACGAAGGGAAGGGACCCACAATGATGGATGGattaacaagacaaattattttattatgggAAGGATAATAGCAAGTCATGCTTGCTATGCTGTAATATGGGGCAACGAGTTACTGAGACTAATGGATCAGAGGATGAAGACAATAATAGCCTGCAACTGGTCCTAGAAAAAGATGTGAGTGCTTCACCGAAAATCAGGGGACATTGAGGAAAGAGACTAGCAAGTAGCAACACGTTGGATGTTGATACCCAGCACTATCAACAGATAATCTTAGTCATTAagcttttcatattttattgtttaaatttgcCTATGAGAGGCAATAGAATGCCAGAGCATTGAGTATCAATTTAGTCAATGAATTTTGAAATTCtattctcttcctcttcctccggTGTGCGTGAATTTGTGTGaagcaattatttttttctctctcgtcTTCCGCTGTGCATGTGTGGGTTTTCAATTTTCTTGTCCACTGCAATCAATTTTGAACTAAAAGGCTTTACAACCAAAAGCTCTCCAAATTCATTATGTCAAATAATGTTGTTAAAACCTTAAATTGAACTGCTATACTTCAGTTCAAGTTCAACTTGAATCAATTGATAATATCAAAAAAGTGATAAAACTAATttacatataaaacaaatttattaaacatGTAAAAATATCAACTAATGAGTTAATGGTTATCAGTTCGTTCAATTAATTCAGCAGAGTTTTAATTCATTCGAAGTGGTCTACACGTCTATTAGGATGAGACTAACCATAACCAAATAAATTCAGGATCAGAACGATAGCATTACTAGATCCTCTTTCCTCAACaatgatcaaaatatttttcttgataAATAGAGTACGAATCTTCTAGAGAATAGATGAAGCATATACATAATCTAaaccaaagagaaaatatgcacaaactggtttttattttcttgtacaAACTGGATATGGACATTACTCGTTGGATTAAACGAAACAGCAAAGTCTTTATACAAACATAAGGAAAATCTTACAAGTAACGCTAATTACAGGAATAGTGCGAGTAGCCTCCTTTTCGATCTAACATAAAGCTGACAAGTGCGTGAAAGACCAATTACCTAGTCAGATAGTATATTATAAGAAAAAGCACGACAAAGGATGCTACAAGTGAAAACATTCTTCGGCTGGATTTTGTCTCAAATACCTGAAAAATGACACAAGATCATTAAAGAAAGacatggaaaaataaaaacttgatcGTGAGAGGGAAGACAACACTACTCCTGCCACATCTATTGACATTCTCCCGGAGCAAAAAGGAAAGGAGAAGACAACAAATGTATATATTAGTGCATTCAGGATTTAAAGTCCACATACCATTTTGAATTTATCCATAGTGCCTGAGAGGACTCCTCTCGAAGAATCCATATCGTTTCCCTATATAAAATACCAacagattataaaaaaataatgcgaTATAGCAGAGAAAATGCAAATGTTTTCAATAAATGCAATAAGCAGTACGCACCATACGATCCAGCATCCGGTTATGACTATCCACTTCCTCATTTATATCACCTGACAACTGTTGCAATTATGCTCTTCAAAACTTCAATATAGTTGATAAAGTAAAAGATATTAAACCAGCACAAAACTGCACACTGTTAACATCTTTACAGGATACAATTGCGTGCATTCAAGGTCTTTAAACACTCTAAGAAAGGGTTTCAAGAACCTAATACATATAATAGTACAAAACTTAGATGCAAtttcatatatacttttggTGCTATTCTCTAATTAGGGTTGGAGTTTTACTTTGATATCTGAATTGAtatttaatggatttttttatcaagtgattttttGAGGTACTTCAATTTTGATTAGAGAACAACACCAAATACACCTATAAAAgtgcatctaagttttgtccattATAATGCTCAACAAAGTGAACAGCATCAGTTACACTTACACCATAAGAGAATAAGATCTAATGAATGATTTGGGTCAACAGTGATTCTGTGAAAAAGTTGGAGTAATTACAAGATTTGAGTAATAAAATTACTCaaagcaaggaaaaaaaaacgacTTCTAACCTTTAACGCATTATACATAACGTATATTATAGGAAGTTCCAATTTCAAAGTACAGAAGATtccaacaaaatgaagaaatgatTACGAGAAAAATTAGATTATAAACATTGAGATGTTTACCAATAGTTGATACAAAATGAAGAGACAATTATTGGGTGCATCAATTATTAGATACAGAAAGACATAACTGGGAATATAGGGCATGTTGCAAGCAATAGTAAGCTTAC
This region includes:
- the LOC114382709 gene encoding bet1-like SNARE 1-1 isoform X2, with the protein product MNARRDGRNNRVALFDGIEEGGIRASSLYSSTSSHEIDEHDNEQALDGLQDRVNLLKRLSGDINEEVDSHNRMLDRMGNDMDSSRGVLSGTMDKFKMVFETKSSRRMFSLVASFVVLFLIIYYLTR